A region from the Lolium perenne isolate Kyuss_39 chromosome 4, Kyuss_2.0, whole genome shotgun sequence genome encodes:
- the LOC127332355 gene encoding metacaspase-1, producing the protein MAGGRQTRTTWCSRCGAYLSVQPGARSVRCALCHAVTRVEHHGGLHQAVGFIKGLFNAFGSPSQPPPSSSGSMRVGDPYRLPASYPHARGKKRALLVGISYSFTKYELKGTVNDVNCMTYLLRERFGFPTDCILVLTQEDKDPYRVPNKDNLRLAMRWLVEGCTSGDSLVFHFSGHGMQKLDSNGDEVDGYDEAICPLDFEDRGVILDDEINETIVRPLGPGVKLHAIVDTCHSGTILDLPYLCRISRTGYWQWENHNRQPDTPKGTSGGLAISFSGCGDSQTSADTTAFAGSTSTGAMTYSFIKAVESDPGTTYGRLLNAMRATIRDNGGDSGIPGPIGSFFRRVITFSCAQEPQLCASEAFDIYRKPFLL; encoded by the exons ATGGCGGGCGGGAGACAGACGCGGACGACCTGGTGCAGCCGCTGCGGCGCGTACCTGTCGGTGCAGCCTGGCGCGCGCTCCGTCCGCTGCGCTCTCTGCCACGCCGTGACACGCGTGGAGCACCACGGCGGCCTGCACCAGGCCGTGGGTTTCATCAAGGGCCTGTTCAACGCCTTCGGGTCCCCGTCGCAgccgccgccctcgtcgtcgGGGTCCATGCGCGTCGGCGACCCGTACCGCCTGCCGGCCAGCTACCCCCATGCCCGCGGCAAGAAGCGGGCGCTCCTCGTCGGCATCAGCTACAGCTTCACCAAGTACGAGCTCAAGGGCACCGTCAACGACGTCAACTGCATGACCTACCTGCTCCGCGAGAGGTTCGGCTTCCCAACCGACTGCATCCTCGTCCTCACAC AGGAGGACAAGGACCCGTACCGTGTGCCGAACAAGGATAACCTCCGGCTGGCGATGCGGTGGCTGGTGGAGGGCTGCACCTCCGGCGACTCCCTGGTGTTCCACTTCTCCGGCCACGGCATGCAGAAGCTGGACAGCAACGGCGACGAGGTCGACGGCTACGACGAGGCCATCTGCCCGCTCGACTTCGAGGACCGCGGCGTCATCCTCGACGACGAGATCAACGAGACCATTGTCCGCCCCCTCGGACCGGGCGTCAAGCTCCATGCCATCGTCGACACCTGCCACAGTGGCACCATCCTTGACCTCCCCTACCTCTGCCGCATATCCAG AACTGGGTACTGGCAGTGGGAGAACCACAACCGTCAACCCGATACGCCGAAGGGCACGAGCGGCGGCCTAGCGATCTCCTTCAGCGGCTGCGGCGACAGCCAGACCTCGGCTGACACGACGGCGTTCGCCGGCTCCACCTCAACCGGCGCCATGACGTACAGCTTCATCAAGGCGGTGGAGTCTGATCCGGGCACCACCTACGGCCGTCTGCTCAACGCGATGCGGGCCACCATCCGCGACAACGGCGGCGACTCAGGCATCCCTGGACCCATCGGCTCCTTCTTCCGCCGGGTCATCACCTTCAGCTGCGCACAG GAACCTCAACTATGCGCGTCAGAAGCATTTGACATCTACAGGAAGCCGTTTCTCTTGTAG
- the LOC127332354 gene encoding uncharacterized protein: MGCGASIPNKLGGKGRKRRSVIQEVAVFLPTIRVPVAIDIVHPLRGLVSKELLDRLATLRSNVVLLAEDIYHGDMAAISELERALEEYLPVVLGLTAKESRLEASVQFSWRTLDDDQECCLASAWYEVLSVIHMMAMLALFEANLKLIPRNGQYGIEKKVSEDSKKDVVDSLLRASGCLDYSVHRLLVQIPVQIKKSFPSYLQEGMLEAISIQALAQCVEIQLGLASECEKATLSVKRRLACEQVSYFSQAHYCLSGCDTSDSYGKKLLLFLKWKCMDAKAVAYYYHALVLDKGGEPSNHISAVCCLSAADDLLAESKRACLSFCLANPITRVPPPWGIMKNMHKKIPDVAYKKFQIYGHLFEQDKNSALQSLPDLPEFPLSLRPEGYEFPCTDSIWENVDCQPQIQSLKEHLKDEDEEAEAK, encoded by the exons ATGGGGTGCGGTGCGTCGATCCCCAACAAGCTGGGCGGGAAGGGCCGGAAGCGCCGCAGTGTCATACAGGAGGTCGCCGTCTTCCTTCCGACCATCCGCGTTCCGGTGGCCATCGACATCGTCCATCCGCTCAGGGGACTGGTTTCCAAGGAGCTGCTCGACCGTCTCGCCACGCTCCGTTCCAACGTCGTCCTGCTGGCTGAAGATATCT ATCATGGGGATATGGCGGCTATCTCTGAATTAGAACGCGCCCTGGAGGAGTACCTGCCGGTCGTTCTCGGTTTAACAGCGAAAG AGAGCCGTCTTGAAGCGTCTGTACAATTCAGTTGGAGGACCTTGGATGATGACCAG GAGTGCTGTCTCGCGAGCGCGTGGTATGAAGTTCTTTCTGTTATCCACATGATGGCGATGCTTGCATTGTTTGAGGCAAACCTGAAACTCATTCCAAGGAACGGGCAGTATGGAATTGAAAAGAAGGTCTCAGAAG ATTCAAAGAAGGATGTCGTCGACTCATTGCTCCGGGCCTCTGGATGCTTAGACTACTCGGTGCATCGCTTACTTGTTCAGATACCTGTACAAATCAA GAAGAGTTTTCCTAGTTACCTGCAGGAAGGTATGCTTGAGGCCATCTCAATTCAGGCATTGGCTCAG TGTGTAGAAATACAGCTTGGATTGGCTTCTGAATGTGAGAAGGCAACATTGTCGGTAAAGAGACGGCTAGCATGTGAGCAAGTCAGCTATTTTTCACAG GCTCACTATTGTCTGTCGGGATGCGACACAAGTGACTCGTACGGAAAGAAGCTTCTGCTGTTCCTTAAGTGGAAATGCATGGATGCTAAG GCAGTGGCATATTACTACCATGCTCTAGTACTTGACAAAGGCGGCGAACCGAGCAACCATATAAGCGCAGTCTGTTGCCTCTCTGCAGCTGATGACCTCCTTGCAGAGAGCAAGAGAGCTTGTCTGAGCTTTTGTCTGGCAAATCCTATCACGAG GGTACCTCCTCCTTGGGGTATCATGAAAAACATGCACAAGAAAATTCCAGATGTTGCGTACAAGAAATTCCAAATTTATGGACATCTTTTTGAACAAGACAAGAATAG TGCACTTCAATCCTTGCCTGatcttccggagtttccactgTCTCTGAGACCTGAGGGGTACGAATTTCCATGCACTGATTCAATCTGGGAGAATGTCGATTGCCAACCTCAGATTCAGAGCCTCAAGGAGCATTTGAAGGACGAGGACGAAGAAGCGGAAGCAAAATGA